In Phaseolus vulgaris cultivar G19833 chromosome 3, P. vulgaris v2.0, whole genome shotgun sequence, the sequence ACCATAAGGTGACCCTAGAGGTAATTTTCATCAAAGTTTCaacttgtttttgaaaaatacacTGATGAAGGTAGAACTGCTTCCTCATTTGTTATTTCTTGACCGGTCAGGAAATCCAACATTTTTTTGTGGATTACATGATCAATGATACTTTGGGTGCTATCTCCACTGCACATCTAGTTCACGCTGACCGTGAACCAGATAAGGCTAAGAGTAGAAAATGTTTGGAGTTAGCAGAGCTTCACTCCATGGCTGTTGACTTTGCAAAGACCGGAGCACCTGCTGCAATGCCTAGAGTTTTAAAACCAAGAGAATTTCCAGATTTCATGGAGAGGGTGGAGAAGCCTATGTACATCTCCAAGGGGGTATTAGGAAAACTTTATCGTGCTATAATTGAGTCTCAAATGCAAATTAAATATAGTTTTGTGTGGTCAGAGAAGCTTGCTGAAGAAGCATATGATCGTAGCCTTGAAGTGAATGGTTTTGAGGCCTTCCTTGAGACAGCCTCAAGTCACAAAGAAATGTACGCACAGAAGATGAGCAGTTTGATGAACTTCTATGGTGCCGAGACTGAGGATGAAATGCTACTTGGTAACTTGCAAAACCGTGCTTCATATTTGCAGCGTGATAACAGGAGATATGGTGATATGAAAGATCGGATTCTGCTCTCAGTGAAGAATCTTCAGCGCGAAGCTAAAGAATGGTTTGAAACTAGTTGCCAACCGCACGAATATCGTCCCATGGCTTCTGCATGGTATCATGTGACCTATCACCCCAGCTATTATTGCCAGGAAAGCTCATGTTTTCTTAGCTTCCCATGGATAGTTGGTGAGGTTTTGTTGCAGATAAAGTCTGTAAACAAAGCAGTTCAAAGATGAAGGCTTCCTCTAATGCTGTGTGCATCCttttgtttctgaaaaaaaaaatctgaagcCGTCTCTGGTGGATAGGACAAAAAGTCTATGCAGACCTTGATATAAGGTTTCACCTTGTCTGCgacattttggctaagttattattgttatattatttgGCATTATAAATATGTTCTAGCTATATGTGCAAATCTGATGCCACTGGCTTGATGTATATCCGTATGTTTAGAGCTCACATGGAGGGCTATTTCTTATTGTATAGCAACAATCTCAatgtacattttttaaaattatgaattagGTAATTCATGTTGTAAAATCTTTCTTTCCaggtttatattttttatgctaAGGAAAAAGAGACATGCATTCTTAGTAAATTTTGGAATTGATAATTTCGAACGAAGGTTCACAATCCAGATTAATTTCTGTATAAAAAGGGTTGACTTGCTACAAAATCaccaaaaaaaatcatatatatatatgagatcTTATTTATCAATCATCTAATAGGAAATTTAAATTCATAGTCATTAAGGTAGGAGAATGTATCGAATTCTTATGTACATGCTCTGGCAATAGCTGATTAATATGACCTGAGATGCCTTGCAAACTAGTTTGGTATCTATATGAATTGAGAACCAATAATGAAAGAGTATCTCATGTCATGTCTCAACAAAATCTCATCCTATCCATTATACCACCTGTGGGGGCaaactttttaagaattttacTCTTCCATCATTCTGAGtttttataagaatttaaacatttattttgttttacattttaCAGGAAAGAAATTCGTTTAGATTATTTGTTATTGTCAGTTTGtgagaaataattaaaatatatgtgAGAGACCTCTGAAGTAAGACCTGAAACAAGGATGATACGATGATCTTAGGCGCgagttaaaataatatttgactAGTGAAGGGAGGGGATGTTTATGAATTCAAATGAGAAATTTTCCCTAAACTCCATTCCTTCCACTTCCATATTAATTGtgaaataacatttttaaataattttaaataaaacataattttacatttttaaataacttttattgCACCACATACCTCATTTTTAACCGCAatacttctatttttttttcagttattGTTTGAGAGGGCAATTCCATCATTTGAGCATGTGTGAAAggaatgacaaaaaaaatcGTTGTATTCGAGGTTCTGTGATAAGCGAACGAAAACCCAGTCAATCACCAATAAAAACACCacaaaatttatctcaattacaAAGTTTATCCCCAGTCACCACAAACAACTACCAACacttgaaaataaagaagaatgcACCACATTTTTCAATATACTCAGAAGggtattattgaaattttaaaaaaaaagtatggaaGTGTAGGAAGAAAATACGGAAGTGCTCGAAGAATCAGTGTTACAAATTAATTACATCACTACCAAACTAAATGTAGCTTTAGTTATACAAGTGTCTCATTTTTCAATGAAACATTCACTTTTGTTCCAATGAGACATCCCTACCAAAATAAATATAGTATTAATAAGAGAGTTTAAGTCTACAAGATTCATTATCTCTAATTATATATTAcgaatttattttatcttatcttTGGTTATGATTTCCAAGACATCTTTTTTAACTAAAACATATACATCATATATGAAACTAAGTGAATGTTTCAATAACCGATTTTACAATAAATCCAATAAACattgatattatattaaaaagagtttaaacataattcaattttacaaaacgatatgaaatattaaataaaaaaataagattttcattaaaaaaattattcaaataatatatatatattaatacaatagaaataatatttattttagttaaaagtATAACATTCACAATAAACAATAATGGAGAATTATTGGTATTTCTTATTAAAGACAACACTTGAGATTGGCCAGATTTTTATTATATCACTATACAAGACAAATCCACATGTCAGTAATTTATAACACTTGATTAGTGATATATGAGTTTAAAAGTTACTTAAAAAACTTATAATCTCCATCAATTTTAAGTATAGGTCAAGAAACTATTAAAAGGCCTATCATTACATAGTATACACTAAAAagactagaaaaaaaaaatcaataaaagacTTATTATCACAATCATAAATTGTGTTAATTATGAAATCAGAAGTAGTAGTTTTAAGATAATATGTGGCTAGATATTGAGAGAGAGACCGAGgaaagattttaaaaatatttagaactAAAAGCAGTGATATAGTTTAGAAGGCTAATTTGAGGCTTTACTTTTTTCTCCAATATCATGAGTtccttaatttatatatatatatatatatatatatatatatatatatatatatgattattttaaataaccatgtacacaattttttatttatttaatatatcttattttattaatataatgaagtatttttattatttcatataaattacttaaaagtaaaattactttttaatttttttaattaatattaataaataatttttataatttttcttttaattctttgttttaagataataacaaaaagaaagagagaacataAAAATCCAACTTATAATTATACATCATTACAAAGACCATAGAGATAATATTGCAACAACATTCATGTTTTATGAATTTATCACACCAATACTGAATGTGAATATGCATTGAAATTAACGAAAATGCAAATAAATGGTCCAAGTATAAAACTATAGATAACTCGTCGTAGGTGTTCAAGTTGCTGCACATTAAggaattttaatatttgttatgccactctaaatttgtattttaatatttgttatgCCACTAAATGTGTATACCTCTTTCTCTTTAGGGTTTTTTTCTATCAatgtttattaaatattatgaacACGTGTtttctattaataaataaataaaatgaagtcATTAATAAGAAAAGTTCATTTGGTACACTGGCAATATTTttgaacaaattaaattaaacaaaatagagataaaaaaaatggaactgGCGAGTCAGAGTGTTGATTTAAATTtcgaaggaaaaaaaaaagtggcaATGAAGATGATAAGAAATGTCTTAATCTAATTATTGATTGAATAATATATGTTTAGAGAGTGTAGGTTATAAGAAAGTATGTTTGGCGAGGGATAAGAGCATTTGTTCCTGTTTGTTTGTCTGTCTGAATTGGTCACTCGTACACTACACACTACCATTTATCACAACAATAAAGTCACACTTTTTAGGCTTCAAGAACACCACACACTCCAAACAAATAACCAAATTTCTACCTAAGCCTATTCATTGCAGTTGCCCATTCCAAAAGCAAACCCCACCTCTTCACCATCCACACcacataataataacaataataataatcataatcacTACCTAATGCTATTATCAAATTAAATCAAAGACCAATTCCTGGATCATCCTCCCACCCAACCCAAGCTCCAaccatagaaaaaaaatgaattaattatgATACAATtcagtaaaattaaaataaaaagggtGTATATACACAGTAACAACCATTCAGATTTATATGGATGTATATActatataggaaaaaaaataagagtaaaATAATTGGCCAAAGAAAATCAGAAGTGAAAAGTGAGGCGAAGGGGCAGCCTCAGCCACCAACCAAAGAGCCACCGCGTCAAACACGCGTAGTGTCACGCCCACTCCACCACTCACACGAAAACGGCGTCGTCGGAGTCACGGGCCTTGGGGGAAAGCGACTTGAGGTTGACGGCAGCGTAGCGCGTGGAGAAATTGCGGAGGGCGGCGTCGTCGTTGGAATCCCCGTTACGGCCCTCGTCGAAGTTGAGGGCGTAACTCATTGGGTCATACTGGTACTTGGGCATGCGCTTGGAGGTGCGGTTGCGGTTGAACTTGCGAAGGAAGGTCTTCCACCTGGGGCCCGCCACGATCTTGGACCAGTCGCGAAGCTTCTTGAGCGCCCTGAGGCCACGCGACCACCATCGGTCACTGGATGAAGATGAATTGGAGTGGGACCAGGAGGTGGAGCGGACGCGCTCCCACCATGAGGAGCGGCGTCGTTGGCCCAGGCAGCAGGAGGGTAATAGTAAGGCGCAGGCAGGGTTGGATCTCTCTTGGGCTTGGGCCGTGGGAGTGGTAGTGGATTCAGATTCAAACTGGATGGACATGTCAGCAACTCAGATCAGATTTCGGTTGTTCAGAAGAAACGCAAGAAGAGCAGAGACCTCTCCCAGATATTAATAGGGTCTCTTCACCCTCACTACGCACCATCCACTCACTtcccattttattttattttctattattaatattatctcCATCCCTAACAATATTCTAACATCACTTTTTTCACTATatccttttttttcaatttttttatctatctGTCACGTCAGATTTTGTGTATTTGTtgtacaaataaatataaaaataagtttaaggGCGCCCGCAGAAAAAAGAAGACGGTTATGAAATACAGCCGCAAGCGCAATTTCCCACTCGGCTGACTGCTTGGACTCAACACTGAGCTCTTCAAAAGGATGTATATTTTATCACCACTTTCCCCCTTAAACTATGCGTTTTCCCATCAAGACACAGCTTCACCCCCAACTCACAATGTCAAACTATTGAACAGGAAAATATGTGCAACAAAGCACATGGTCAAAGAGCTCACCCAGTTCTCCATTTCAAAGGAACCAACGTTGACTTAATTCATTCAACCAAGGAATGTCATCATACCTTAGATTTTGGGTTTTTCcccaattatatatattattttcatcatCAAAACTCCAATCACCAAACATCTCActcataaaattaattaaacagGAGACACAATTTGTCGGTGGATTCAGAAAGTTCAAAAATCACTACAAAAAGGTCTGATAACATCATCCGATTTTAACTGTTCCATTGCCTACCTCAATCCAAACTGTACATTtggattatatttttatttcaatctatctatctatatatatatatatataattttgattataaattatttgagaattaaattttatttat encodes:
- the LOC137805648 gene encoding uncharacterized protein, which codes for MSIQFESESTTTPTAQAQERSNPACALLLPSCCLGQRRRSSWWERVRSTSWSHSNSSSSSDRWWSRGLRALKKLRDWSKIVAGPRWKTFLRKFNRNRTSKRMPKYQYDPMSYALNFDEGRNGDSNDDAALRNFSTRYAAVNLKSLSPKARDSDDAVFV